One Sodalis praecaptivus DNA segment encodes these proteins:
- a CDS encoding GNAT family N-acetyltransferase, which translates to MKQDNHVIHISDVANDAEEKFIQQQLWSHNAQFEAVDMRPLRLTVTAEAGNIIAGLLANTWWGSLEVQYLWIDERHRYGGLGRRLIQQAEAEAIARGCHQAYLDTFSFQALGFYQKLGYRPYGHLAGYAHKHTRYYLAKPLSDASRQHENNGAA; encoded by the coding sequence ATGAAACAGGACAACCACGTTATTCATATCAGCGACGTCGCCAACGACGCGGAAGAAAAGTTTATTCAACAACAATTGTGGTCGCATAATGCGCAATTCGAGGCCGTGGATATGCGCCCGTTACGCTTAACGGTAACCGCAGAAGCCGGCAATATTATCGCCGGGTTGCTCGCCAATACCTGGTGGGGGTCGCTTGAAGTACAGTATCTATGGATTGATGAACGGCATCGCTACGGTGGGCTCGGCCGACGTTTAATTCAGCAGGCGGAAGCGGAGGCCATTGCGCGCGGCTGCCATCAGGCCTATTTGGATACCTTTAGTTTCCAAGCGCTGGGCTTTTACCAAAAATTGGGCTATCGCCCTTACGGCCATCTCGCGGGCTATGCCCATAAACATACGCGGTATTATTTGGCCAAACCGTTATCCGATGCGTCCAGGCAGCATGAAAACAACGGCGCCGCATGA
- the ahpF gene encoding alkyl hydroperoxide reductase subunit F: protein MLDTTMKTQLKAYLEKLTKPVELVATLDEGAKSAEIRGLLTDIADLSDKVSWREDNQLPVRKPSFRVANPGVDHGPRFAGSPLGHEFTSLVLALLQTGGHPSREAQSLLDQIRQLDGEFHFETYYSLTCHNCPDVVQALNLMAILNPRIHHTAIDGGAFQNEIQERNIMGVPAVFMNGESFGQGRMTLSEIVNKIDTGAAARAAQALNQREVYDVLIVGSGPAGAAAAVYSARKGIRTGLLGERFGGQVLDTVDIENYISVPKTEGARLATSLKAHVDEYDVDVIDVQSASRLIPAAAPGQPHQIETASGARLTARSLIIATGARWRNMNVPGEELYRTRGVTYCPHCDGPLFKGKRVAVIGGGNSGVEAAIDLAGLVEHVTLLEFAPAMRADAVLQAKLRSLNNVDILLNAQTLEVTGDGTKLTGLRYKDRVSHGEHELAVAGIFVQIGLLPNTQWLEGTVERNQTGEILIDAKCETSVKGIFAAGDCTSVPYKQIIIAAGEGAKASLSAFDYLIRNTPVV from the coding sequence ATGCTCGACACTACGATGAAAACCCAACTCAAAGCCTACCTTGAGAAATTGACCAAACCGGTTGAGTTAGTTGCCACACTGGATGAGGGCGCCAAATCCGCCGAAATCCGCGGGCTGCTGACGGATATCGCCGACTTGTCGGACAAGGTGAGCTGGCGGGAAGATAATCAGCTGCCGGTACGCAAGCCCTCTTTCCGGGTGGCGAATCCCGGCGTGGATCACGGGCCGCGCTTTGCCGGTTCACCGCTGGGCCATGAATTCACCTCGCTGGTGTTGGCGCTGCTGCAAACCGGCGGACACCCCTCCCGGGAAGCGCAGTCGCTGCTGGATCAGATTCGCCAGCTCGACGGCGAGTTCCATTTTGAAACCTATTACTCCCTGACCTGCCACAATTGCCCGGACGTGGTGCAGGCCCTGAACCTAATGGCGATACTGAATCCGCGCATTCACCATACGGCGATTGACGGCGGCGCGTTCCAAAACGAGATTCAGGAACGCAACATCATGGGCGTGCCGGCCGTGTTCATGAACGGCGAATCGTTCGGCCAGGGACGCATGACGTTGAGTGAAATCGTCAACAAGATTGATACCGGCGCGGCGGCCCGTGCGGCGCAGGCGCTTAATCAGCGCGAGGTGTATGACGTGCTGATCGTCGGCAGCGGTCCTGCCGGCGCGGCGGCGGCGGTCTATTCCGCCCGTAAAGGGATCCGTACCGGTCTGCTGGGCGAACGCTTTGGCGGTCAGGTACTGGATACCGTCGATATCGAAAACTACATTTCGGTGCCCAAAACCGAAGGCGCCAGACTGGCCACGTCGCTGAAAGCCCACGTGGATGAGTATGATGTCGACGTCATTGATGTGCAAAGCGCCAGCAGGCTCATTCCCGCCGCCGCGCCGGGCCAGCCGCATCAGATTGAAACCGCCTCCGGGGCGCGCCTGACGGCCCGCAGCCTCATTATCGCCACCGGCGCGCGCTGGCGGAATATGAACGTGCCGGGCGAGGAGCTTTATCGTACCCGCGGCGTGACCTACTGCCCGCACTGCGACGGTCCACTGTTCAAGGGCAAGCGGGTGGCGGTCATCGGCGGCGGCAACTCCGGCGTGGAAGCGGCCATCGACTTGGCTGGCCTGGTGGAACATGTCACCTTGCTGGAATTTGCGCCGGCCATGCGCGCCGACGCCGTGCTGCAGGCGAAATTACGTAGTCTGAACAACGTCGATATTTTGCTCAACGCCCAGACGCTGGAAGTGACGGGCGACGGCACCAAGCTCACCGGCCTGCGCTATAAAGATCGTGTCAGCCACGGTGAACATGAGCTGGCCGTCGCGGGTATTTTTGTGCAAATCGGCCTACTGCCCAACACCCAGTGGCTGGAGGGAACGGTGGAACGCAATCAGACGGGCGAAATCCTTATTGACGCCAAATGTGAAACCAGCGTGAAAGGCATTTTTGCCGCCGGCGACTGCACTAGCGTGCCCTACAAGCAGATAATCATTGCGGCCGGCGAAGGCGCCAAAGCCTCATTGAGCGCCTTCGATTACCTGATCCGCAATACGCCGGTGGTGTAA
- the alkB gene encoding DNA oxidative demethylase AlkB, whose translation MTLDLFEDAAPAPWRETIAPGAVVLHGFVRAHGAALLAAVQSIAAQVPWRHMTTPGGYTMSVAMSWCGHGWNSDNHGYRYTQRNPRDGHPWPSIPPILMALADEAAQQAGFPHFVPDACLMNRYDVGSKLSLHQDKDEHDFGAPIVSVSLGLPAVFQFGGLQRSDPAQRIPLAHGDVVVWGGPARLRFHGILPIKEGYHSLVGPHRINITLRKAL comes from the coding sequence ATGACACTGGATCTTTTTGAAGACGCGGCGCCGGCGCCCTGGCGTGAGACGATCGCACCGGGCGCGGTTGTGCTGCACGGTTTCGTGCGCGCACACGGGGCCGCGCTGCTGGCGGCGGTGCAGTCGATTGCGGCCCAGGTTCCCTGGCGCCACATGACCACGCCGGGTGGCTACACCATGTCGGTGGCAATGAGCTGGTGCGGCCACGGCTGGAACAGCGACAACCACGGCTATCGCTATACGCAGCGTAACCCTCGCGACGGCCATCCCTGGCCGTCGATACCGCCTATATTGATGGCGCTGGCGGACGAAGCCGCGCAACAGGCGGGATTTCCCCACTTTGTACCCGATGCTTGCCTCATGAACCGTTACGATGTCGGCAGTAAACTCTCATTGCATCAGGATAAAGACGAACATGACTTTGGCGCGCCGATTGTGTCGGTCTCCCTGGGCCTGCCGGCGGTTTTTCAGTTCGGTGGCCTACAGCGCAGCGATCCCGCGCAGCGCATCCCGTTGGCCCATGGGGATGTCGTCGTGTGGGGCGGGCCTGCGCGCCTGCGTTTTCACGGTATTTTGCCGATAAAAGAGGGCTATCATTCCCTTGTCGGGCCGCACCGTATTAATATTACGCTACGTAAGGCGCTTTAG
- a CDS encoding aldolase, with translation MTEAELREQMVSLAHSLFMRGYSSGGAGNISCRLPDGGFLVTPTNSSFGALDPERLSKLDEQGEWVAGDKPSKEAVMHRAFYRERPQTGGVVHLHSPSLTALSCLPGLDAANCLPPITPYYVMRVGTLPLVPYFRPGDPALAQAIGALAPSHNAMLLANHGPVVGGGSLREAVFNAEELEDTARLYFTLLPHGMVTLTAEQIHELNVTFKRPA, from the coding sequence ATGACTGAAGCCGAATTACGTGAGCAGATGGTCTCCCTGGCCCATTCGCTGTTTATGCGCGGTTATAGCAGCGGCGGCGCCGGGAATATCAGTTGTCGTCTGCCCGACGGGGGCTTTCTCGTCACGCCCACCAACTCCAGTTTTGGTGCGCTTGACCCGGAACGACTCAGCAAATTGGATGAACAGGGGGAGTGGGTCGCCGGGGATAAACCCTCCAAGGAAGCGGTCATGCACCGGGCGTTTTATCGCGAGCGGCCGCAAACCGGCGGGGTGGTGCATTTGCACTCGCCGTCCTTGACCGCGCTGTCTTGCCTGCCGGGGCTGGATGCCGCCAACTGTCTGCCGCCGATCACGCCCTATTACGTGATGCGCGTGGGAACCTTGCCGCTGGTGCCCTATTTTCGCCCGGGGGATCCGGCGCTGGCGCAGGCGATAGGCGCGCTGGCGCCGAGCCATAACGCCATGTTGCTGGCCAATCATGGGCCGGTGGTTGGCGGCGGCAGTCTGCGGGAAGCGGTGTTTAACGCCGAGGAGCTGGAAGACACCGCGCGCTTATACTTCACCCTCCTGCCCCACGGCATGGTGACGTTGACCGCGGAGCAGATCCACGAATTGAATGTCACTTTTAAACGCCCTGCGTAA
- the yghX gene encoding YghX family hydrolase, which translates to MARLTAKDFHPDLLELYDYYAHGRITKREFLAKAAKYAVGGLTAASILSLMSPNYALAEQVEFTDPAIAAEYLHYPSPNGHGQVRGYFVRPAKAAGPTAAVVVVHENRGLNPYIEDVARRLAKAGFIALAPDGLSSVGGYPGNDDKGRELQTQIDPVKLMNDFFAAIPFLAAHPAGNGKVGITGFCYGGGVANAAAVAYPELGAAVPFYGRQPKAEEVPRIKAPLLLHYAERDTAITDGWPAYETALKAAGKTYQGYVYPGVNHGFHNDSTPRYDRAAAELAWQRTLDWFRHYLV; encoded by the coding sequence ATGGCCCGTCTGACGGCGAAAGATTTTCATCCCGATCTGCTTGAACTGTACGACTATTACGCCCACGGCAGGATAACTAAACGCGAATTCCTCGCCAAAGCGGCGAAATACGCCGTTGGCGGCCTGACGGCGGCGTCAATTTTATCGCTAATGAGTCCAAATTATGCGCTCGCCGAACAGGTGGAGTTTACCGATCCGGCGATTGCGGCGGAATATCTCCACTATCCTTCGCCGAACGGTCACGGGCAGGTACGCGGCTATTTTGTCCGCCCGGCCAAGGCGGCCGGTCCGACGGCCGCGGTAGTGGTGGTACACGAAAATCGCGGGCTTAATCCCTATATTGAAGATGTGGCGCGCCGGCTCGCCAAGGCGGGCTTTATCGCCCTGGCGCCGGACGGACTGAGTTCGGTAGGGGGATATCCCGGCAACGACGATAAGGGCCGGGAGCTACAGACTCAGATTGACCCGGTTAAGCTGATGAATGATTTTTTCGCCGCGATACCCTTTCTGGCGGCGCATCCGGCCGGCAACGGCAAGGTGGGCATTACCGGTTTTTGCTATGGCGGCGGCGTGGCGAATGCGGCCGCCGTGGCCTATCCCGAACTGGGCGCGGCGGTACCCTTTTACGGCCGCCAGCCAAAAGCGGAGGAGGTACCCCGCATCAAGGCGCCGCTGCTGCTGCATTATGCTGAACGGGACACGGCCATTACCGACGGCTGGCCGGCCTATGAAACGGCGCTCAAGGCGGCGGGCAAAACCTATCAGGGCTATGTGTATCCCGGCGTTAATCACGGTTTTCACAACGATTCCACGCCGCGCTATGACCGGGCAGCGGCGGAGCTCGCCTGGCAGCGGACCTTGGACTGGTTCAGGCATTACCTGGTTTGA
- the otnK gene encoding 3-oxo-tetronate kinase gives MAFRLGVIADDFTGATDIASFLAAAGWRVTQVNGVPTQALSTPADAVVVSLKTRSCPAQEAVSLSLQSARWLREQGCEQLYFKYCSTFDSTAQGNIGPVTDALLAETGQTMAVLCPALPVNGRTVVHGYLFVFDQLLSESSLRHHPVTPMTDANLLRLMDAQSAGQTGLLPLASIRQGQAAIRQRLEVLQQQGCRYVVADTLDENDLAALAAALPASVLLTGGSGLGGAIAAHATGQHAAAQTRETPPRAGRGVVLSGSCSQMTNRQVAWYQQHAPARALDIARCRQNAEDYAREMAQWVSAQPDFPAPLLYATDAPEVVQRLRQRYPGEDIGAMIEACFARIATLLCEQGFSKFIVAGGETSSLIAQKLGVTAFTLGDTIAPGVPWVRDLHRPLWLALKSGNFGTTDFFSKAQELYHD, from the coding sequence ATGGCCTTCAGGCTTGGCGTTATTGCCGACGATTTTACCGGGGCGACGGATATCGCCAGCTTTCTCGCCGCCGCCGGCTGGCGGGTGACGCAAGTGAACGGCGTGCCGACGCAGGCGCTGTCGACGCCCGCCGATGCGGTGGTTGTCTCGCTGAAAACCCGCTCTTGTCCGGCGCAGGAGGCGGTATCCCTGTCGCTGCAAAGCGCGCGCTGGCTCCGTGAACAGGGGTGTGAACAGCTCTATTTTAAATATTGCTCCACGTTCGATTCCACGGCGCAGGGCAATATCGGCCCGGTGACCGATGCGCTGCTGGCGGAAACGGGGCAAACCATGGCCGTCCTCTGCCCGGCGCTGCCGGTCAATGGCCGCACGGTGGTGCATGGCTATCTATTCGTTTTCGACCAGTTGCTGAGTGAATCCAGCCTGCGTCATCATCCGGTTACGCCGATGACCGACGCCAATCTATTGCGCCTGATGGATGCCCAATCCGCGGGGCAAACGGGCCTGCTGCCGCTCGCCAGTATTCGCCAGGGGCAGGCGGCGATACGCCAGCGCCTTGAGGTGCTGCAACAACAAGGTTGCCGCTACGTCGTGGCCGACACGCTCGACGAAAACGATTTGGCGGCCCTCGCCGCCGCATTGCCGGCGTCGGTGCTGCTGACCGGCGGCTCCGGGCTCGGCGGCGCCATTGCCGCCCACGCGACCGGCCAGCACGCCGCGGCGCAAACCCGAGAGACGCCGCCCCGCGCGGGCCGCGGCGTTGTTTTGTCCGGCAGCTGTTCGCAGATGACCAATCGGCAAGTCGCCTGGTACCAACAACATGCGCCGGCGCGCGCGCTGGATATCGCCCGCTGCCGCCAGAATGCCGAAGACTATGCCCGTGAGATGGCGCAGTGGGTCAGTGCGCAGCCCGATTTTCCCGCGCCGCTCCTGTATGCCACCGATGCGCCGGAGGTGGTTCAACGCTTGCGCCAGCGCTATCCCGGCGAAGATATCGGCGCGATGATCGAAGCCTGCTTCGCCCGTATCGCCACCCTGCTGTGCGAGCAAGGCTTTAGTAAATTTATCGTCGCCGGCGGCGAAACCTCGAGTTTGATCGCACAAAAGCTGGGGGTGACGGCTTTCACTCTCGGAGACACTATCGCGCCAGGCGTACCCTGGGTGCGGGATTTGCACCGGCCGCTGTGGCTGGCGCTGAAATCAGGCAATTTTGGCACCACCGATTTTTTCAGTAAAGCACAGGAACTTTATCATGACTGA
- the ahpC gene encoding alkyl hydroperoxide reductase subunit C, translating into MSLINTKIKPFSNQAFKNGEFIQVTDKDVEGKWSVFFFYPADFTFVCPTELGDVADHYAEFQKLGVDIYSVSTDTHFTHKAWHGSSETIAKIQYAMIGDPTGTLTRNFENLREDEGLADRGTFIVDPQGIIQAIEVTAEGIGRDASDLLRKVKAAQYVASHPGEVCPAKWQEGDATLAPSLDLVGKI; encoded by the coding sequence ATGTCTTTAATCAACACCAAAATCAAGCCTTTTAGCAATCAAGCGTTCAAAAACGGTGAATTCATTCAGGTCACCGATAAAGATGTCGAAGGGAAATGGAGTGTCTTTTTCTTCTATCCGGCCGATTTCACCTTTGTTTGCCCGACCGAGCTGGGTGATGTCGCGGACCACTATGCTGAATTCCAAAAATTGGGCGTCGATATTTATTCCGTTTCCACCGACACCCATTTCACCCATAAAGCCTGGCACGGCAGTTCCGAAACCATCGCCAAAATCCAATATGCGATGATTGGCGACCCGACCGGTACCCTGACGCGTAATTTTGAAAACCTGCGCGAAGACGAAGGTTTGGCCGACCGCGGGACGTTTATTGTCGATCCGCAGGGCATCATCCAAGCCATTGAGGTCACCGCCGAAGGCATCGGCCGCGACGCCAGCGACCTGCTGCGTAAAGTGAAAGCCGCGCAATATGTTGCCAGCCATCCCGGCGAAGTCTGCCCGGCGAAATGGCAAGAAGGCGACGCTACGCTGGCACCGTCGCTGGATCTGGTCGGCAAAATCTAA
- a CDS encoding DeoR/GlpR family DNA-binding transcription regulator — MLPEERQSFIYSYLYQHAYVTFSALAQLLNVSHMTIRRDIQMLEKDGKVTIISGGAKLNEALKQELPWQEKAQLHHQTKRNIARVAETLVESGQVIYLDAGTTTYEIARSIGDQLKKVTIVTNDFTIGDYLMERQHITFFHTGGQVDRRNRSCIGNSAAAFIRGLNLDIAFISTSSWDIEHGLSTPDEGKALVKQAALASSRRNVLVSDSSKYGKYGMFHICPLQAFDDIIHDDLLPEELQEKIKQLAINLHVVKS; from the coding sequence ATGCTGCCAGAAGAGCGCCAAAGTTTTATTTATAGCTATCTCTACCAGCACGCCTATGTGACCTTTTCGGCGCTGGCGCAGCTACTGAATGTCTCGCATATGACGATTCGCCGCGATATTCAAATGCTGGAGAAAGACGGTAAAGTCACCATTATCAGCGGTGGCGCGAAATTAAACGAGGCGCTGAAGCAAGAATTACCCTGGCAGGAAAAAGCGCAATTGCATCATCAAACCAAACGCAATATTGCGCGGGTGGCGGAAACATTGGTGGAATCCGGCCAGGTTATTTATTTGGATGCCGGCACCACCACCTATGAAATCGCGCGCAGTATCGGGGACCAATTAAAAAAAGTGACGATAGTGACGAACGATTTCACCATCGGTGACTACCTCATGGAGCGTCAGCATATTACGTTCTTTCATACCGGCGGACAGGTGGATCGCCGTAACCGATCTTGTATCGGTAATAGCGCCGCCGCTTTTATCCGCGGTCTGAATTTAGATATCGCGTTTATTAGCACCAGTTCGTGGGATATCGAACACGGTCTCTCCACCCCCGATGAGGGGAAAGCGCTGGTGAAACAGGCGGCGCTGGCCAGTTCACGCCGCAACGTGCTGGTGTCCGATAGCAGCAAATACGGTAAATACGGCATGTTTCATATTTGCCCGCTGCAAGCCTTTGACGACATTATTCACGATGATTTATTGCCGGAGGAATTACAGGAAAAAATCAAACAACTTGCTATTAACCTGCATGTGGTAAAGAGCTGA
- a CDS encoding lipoyl protein ligase domain-containing protein, whose translation MNDVPQAGAALPSRFFLPVPPLRFCSDATRAEEGLFRAAAAGQAVAQLWHAPLSLVAPVSYRRFAGFAQVCQDFAADGCPVLLRKSGGGLVPQGPGIINLSLAYPTDRAFGDAAEDVYRHLCGILTDGLAQLGIATGWQAVAGSFCDGRYNLACGSGAQARKIAGTAQYWRAVPYADGRRERRHIVLAHALLLVDCDLLAAHRLANEFESRLGTGRVYQVDKTVSVAQCFNAPVAQLVASVAEALITRIAGSRAPL comes from the coding sequence ATGAACGATGTGCCACAGGCCGGCGCGGCGCTGCCGAGTCGATTTTTTTTGCCGGTTCCTCCTTTGCGCTTTTGTAGCGACGCCACGCGGGCCGAGGAGGGCCTATTTCGCGCTGCCGCGGCCGGGCAGGCCGTGGCGCAATTGTGGCACGCGCCGCTGTCGCTGGTGGCGCCGGTCAGTTATCGCCGCTTCGCCGGCTTTGCTCAGGTCTGCCAAGATTTTGCCGCCGACGGTTGCCCCGTGCTGCTGCGCAAATCCGGCGGCGGGCTGGTACCGCAAGGGCCCGGCATCATCAACTTAAGTTTAGCCTATCCGACGGACCGCGCTTTTGGCGACGCCGCCGAGGACGTGTACCGCCATTTATGCGGGATCTTGACCGATGGGTTGGCGCAGTTGGGCATTGCCACCGGCTGGCAGGCGGTGGCGGGCTCTTTTTGCGATGGGCGCTATAACCTCGCCTGCGGCAGCGGGGCGCAGGCGCGCAAAATTGCCGGTACCGCGCAGTATTGGCGCGCCGTGCCGTATGCCGATGGCCGCAGGGAGCGGCGTCATATCGTGCTGGCCCATGCATTGCTCTTGGTCGATTGTGATCTTCTCGCCGCCCACCGTCTTGCTAATGAATTTGAGTCGCGCTTAGGCACCGGCCGCGTCTATCAGGTGGACAAAACCGTCAGCGTGGCGCAATGCTTCAACGCGCCGGTAGCGCAACTCGTGGCTAGCGTGGCGGAGGCGCTGATAACGCGCATTGCGGGCAGCAGGGCGCCGCTGTAG
- a CDS encoding NAD(P)H-dependent oxidoreductase, translating into MNYHLLFDALGSRRIRIAVTGASGGFARSLLAQCRAIPAIEIVALCDLNTDGTQALLSALHYRDQDSRVCASERDVRHCQQNGELAIISDYRLLSALTFDMVVEATGKPEVSIDIAVSAIKRGIHVGMVSKETDSVAGPWLNRLAAQHNAVYTTVDGDQPSNLIGLYTWAKVLGLEVIAAGKSSEYDYIYHQDSGRLAYTDKTVDVPQLSALWSLPEQNVAATLRQRSEALAMLPQSATPDYCEMNVVANSLGFVPATPTLNYPLCHIHELADVFIPREDGGILTQTGVVDVFNCLRRHDEASFGGGVFIVVRCSDEETWHMLAEKGHVVSRNRRYAALYLPYHIMGLESPISLFSAVLHHRPSGAHDQQVHAVMAGYAERPLAKGETLTMGGHHHTIDHVSARLLAKADAEGVAPFYLLANKTLTQDVAAGELIPLSALALEDSLLYTAWRETAL; encoded by the coding sequence ATGAATTACCATTTACTGTTTGACGCTCTGGGTAGCCGTCGCATCCGCATCGCCGTCACCGGCGCCAGCGGGGGATTTGCCCGCTCGCTGTTGGCGCAGTGCCGCGCTATCCCGGCGATTGAGATCGTGGCGCTGTGCGATCTGAACACCGACGGCACCCAGGCGCTGTTGAGCGCCCTGCACTATCGCGACCAGGATAGCCGCGTTTGCGCGTCGGAGCGGGACGTGCGTCACTGCCAGCAGAACGGCGAACTGGCGATCATCAGCGACTACCGGCTACTGTCGGCGCTGACGTTCGATATGGTGGTCGAGGCCACCGGCAAGCCCGAGGTCAGCATCGACATCGCCGTTAGCGCCATCAAGCGCGGCATTCACGTCGGCATGGTCAGTAAAGAAACCGACTCGGTGGCTGGCCCCTGGCTGAATCGCCTGGCGGCGCAGCATAACGCCGTTTACACCACGGTGGACGGCGATCAGCCCAGTAATTTGATTGGCCTCTACACCTGGGCGAAAGTGCTGGGCCTGGAGGTGATTGCCGCCGGTAAATCCAGCGAATATGACTATATCTATCATCAGGACAGCGGCCGTCTGGCCTATACCGATAAAACCGTCGACGTCCCGCAGCTGTCCGCGCTGTGGTCGCTGCCGGAGCAGAATGTCGCGGCTACGCTGCGCCAGCGTAGCGAAGCGCTGGCGATGCTGCCGCAAAGCGCGACGCCCGATTATTGCGAAATGAACGTGGTGGCCAATTCGCTCGGCTTCGTGCCCGCCACGCCGACGTTGAACTACCCGCTCTGCCATATCCATGAGCTGGCGGATGTGTTTATCCCGCGCGAGGACGGCGGCATACTGACCCAAACCGGCGTGGTGGATGTGTTCAACTGCCTGCGCCGCCACGACGAAGCCAGCTTCGGCGGCGGGGTGTTTATCGTGGTGCGCTGTAGCGACGAAGAGACCTGGCACATGCTGGCGGAAAAAGGCCATGTGGTCAGCCGCAACCGACGTTATGCCGCGCTGTACCTGCCTTATCACATCATGGGGCTGGAATCGCCCATCAGTCTCTTTTCCGCCGTGCTGCACCATCGTCCGTCCGGCGCCCACGATCAGCAGGTTCACGCGGTGATGGCCGGCTACGCGGAGCGGCCGCTGGCCAAGGGCGAAACGCTGACGATGGGCGGTCACCATCATACCATCGACCATGTGAGCGCCCGACTGCTGGCAAAAGCCGACGCCGAAGGCGTTGCGCCCTTCTATCTGCTGGCCAACAAGACGCTGACACAGGATGTCGCGGCGGGTGAACTTATCCCGCTATCGGCCCTGGCGTTGGAGGATTCCTTACTCTATACCGCCTGGCGTGAAACGGCGCTGTAA
- a CDS encoding gluconate:H+ symporter — protein MHFDYTQFLWLIGSIAVLIILITRFKFHPFLALIIAAGFLGIAAGLSPVTTIKSFEKGFGGVLASTGLVVGLGTMLGGVLLETGGADKIANTFIRLGPARTIPATICVAALIIGLPHLFDVSFVMLVPLVYAIARRTKTPLMRVGIPMAAGLYVAHGLLLPHPAPTLAMTTYHADAGMAMFYGLIVAVPMAILSGPVFTHLAMKYFPELSHTGTDEQPLAPPTAHTEGKREPSFALSMFTILLPPLLMMIRTLLSHAIAPENPLAQLINAVGDPIVSLLVAVLFSLYALGVRSGYSMQQLQKILGKSLGPAAAVILILGAGGGFKEMLLATHVSTLIADWAVHWNISPLVLAWLVAALIRIAIGSATVAVVTTAGIVAPLAANSGVNLELLVLATSTGGLMLSHVNDSGFWLFKEYFRLTVSQTLKSWTLLVSFQSLLGLLLVLLLNLLIA, from the coding sequence ATGCATTTTGATTATACACAATTCTTGTGGTTAATAGGCTCCATTGCGGTATTAATCATCTTGATAACCCGGTTTAAATTCCATCCGTTTCTCGCGTTGATTATCGCGGCGGGATTCTTGGGTATCGCCGCCGGTCTGTCGCCGGTCACCACGATTAAAAGCTTTGAAAAAGGGTTTGGCGGCGTGCTGGCCTCGACGGGGTTGGTGGTAGGGCTAGGCACTATGCTCGGCGGCGTCCTGCTGGAAACCGGCGGCGCGGATAAGATAGCCAATACCTTTATCCGCCTGGGCCCGGCCCGCACGATCCCCGCGACCATCTGCGTGGCGGCGCTGATTATCGGCCTGCCCCATTTATTCGACGTGAGCTTTGTGATGCTGGTGCCGCTGGTGTACGCCATCGCCCGACGCACCAAAACCCCGCTGATGCGCGTGGGTATCCCGATGGCCGCCGGTCTGTATGTTGCCCACGGTCTGCTGCTGCCGCACCCGGCACCGACGCTGGCGATGACCACCTATCATGCCGATGCGGGTATGGCGATGTTTTACGGCCTCATCGTCGCGGTACCGATGGCCATACTGTCTGGTCCGGTCTTTACCCATCTGGCGATGAAATATTTTCCCGAACTGAGCCATACGGGCACCGATGAGCAGCCGCTGGCGCCGCCGACCGCCCATACCGAGGGCAAACGCGAACCGTCTTTCGCCCTGTCGATGTTTACCATCCTGCTGCCGCCGCTGCTGATGATGATCCGCACGCTGCTCAGCCACGCTATTGCGCCGGAAAACCCGCTCGCGCAACTGATCAACGCCGTTGGCGACCCGATTGTCTCTTTGCTGGTGGCGGTGCTGTTTTCTCTGTACGCCCTCGGCGTGCGCTCCGGCTATAGTATGCAGCAATTGCAGAAAATTCTCGGTAAAAGCCTGGGACCGGCCGCGGCGGTGATCCTGATTCTGGGCGCCGGCGGCGGTTTCAAAGAAATGCTGTTGGCCACCCACGTTAGTACGCTTATCGCCGACTGGGCCGTGCATTGGAATATCTCGCCGTTGGTGCTGGCCTGGCTGGTGGCGGCCCTGATCCGCATCGCCATCGGCTCCGCCACGGTGGCGGTCGTCACCACCGCCGGCATCGTCGCGCCGCTGGCCGCCAATAGCGGCGTGAATCTGGAATTACTGGTATTAGCCACCAGCACCGGCGGGTTGATGCTGTCGCACGTCAACGACTCCGGCTTCTGGCTGTTTAAAGAGTATTTCCGTCTTACCGTAAGCCAGACGCTGAAAAGCTGGACGCTGCTGGTGTCCTTCCAGTCGCTGCTGGGGCTGCTGCTGGTGTTACTGCTGAATTTACTGATTGCCTAA